A genomic stretch from Antarcticibacterium flavum includes:
- a CDS encoding cation-transporting P-type ATPase, whose translation MEKASQTSTGPTWHALTVEEIKERLGTDIKKGLTKEEISNRKEEYGRNELPQEKKQSELMRFLLQFNNLLIYILIIAAVITALMDHWIDTWVILLVVVLNAVIGYVQEGKAEEALAGIRNMLSLHAIVVRDGKQKEIEAVDLVPGDVVLLKSGDKVPADVRIVEEKDLQVEESPLTGEAQAVEKDTKPVDENTLLGDQTGMAFSGTTIVFGKARAVVVETGGRTEIGKINKMVSGVQKITTPLLQQIEDFSKWLSFVILGITAAFFAFGYFFRDYTISELFLASIGLVVAAIPEGLPAIMTITLAIGVQQMAKRKAIIRKLPSVETLGAVNVICSDKTGTLTRNEMTAKTVVTQEKVYNIEGTGYEPRGEIKIEGKEINIKEDKVFTRFMQCLRASNNSEISKNDEGNWEATGAPTEAALLSLSFKAGFEEFTPERLDTIPFESSYKFMATLNKLDDQKFIFMTGAPEQVMKKCSHNLTADGNKEIDRKQWEEKMDEIASRGQRILGAAFRPAEEQLNEINLPLEENDFIFLGVIGIIDPPREEVAKAIEECKTAGVKVKMITGDHALTATAIGREIGIEESENAITGQEIEEMSDEKLKEIVRSHGIYARTTPEHKLRLVKALQANGLLCAMTGDGVNDAPALKKANIGIAMGIKGTEVSKDASEMVLADDNFATIVNAIKEGRTVYDNIKKALFFILPTNGAESLVLMAAVFLGIVMPITPAQILWVNMVTAVTLALAISFEPMEKNVMKRPPRPNDQPILGKHFVWRIILVSLLIGALTLGVFYYMQETGLDLVGSRTVAVNTLVCCQLFYLFNCRRMKGPAISKDFFRNKYVFYAVGVLTLLQIFFVYTPFMNNFFDTRQLPLIYWLYPGLAGLLVFIIIEAEKFLTRKWWK comes from the coding sequence ATGGAAAAGGCTTCACAAACTTCCACCGGCCCCACCTGGCACGCGCTAACTGTGGAGGAAATCAAAGAGCGCTTAGGCACCGATATTAAAAAAGGACTTACCAAGGAGGAAATTTCTAATAGAAAAGAGGAGTACGGCAGGAATGAATTGCCGCAGGAGAAGAAACAATCTGAACTCATGCGGTTTTTGCTTCAGTTCAATAATCTGCTTATATATATCCTCATCATTGCTGCTGTTATCACTGCGCTTATGGACCACTGGATAGATACCTGGGTGATCCTGCTGGTGGTGGTGCTAAATGCTGTCATAGGCTATGTACAGGAGGGGAAGGCAGAGGAAGCCCTTGCAGGCATAAGAAATATGCTCTCGCTCCACGCTATAGTGGTGCGGGATGGAAAACAAAAAGAGATCGAGGCGGTAGACCTGGTGCCCGGGGATGTGGTCTTATTAAAATCTGGCGACAAGGTCCCGGCAGATGTTCGCATTGTGGAGGAAAAGGACCTGCAGGTTGAGGAATCCCCGCTTACCGGGGAAGCCCAGGCTGTAGAAAAGGACACAAAACCGGTAGATGAGAATACACTCCTGGGAGACCAGACAGGTATGGCATTTTCCGGCACCACAATTGTTTTTGGAAAAGCCAGGGCTGTTGTGGTAGAAACCGGAGGCAGGACAGAGATTGGCAAGATCAACAAGATGGTAAGCGGGGTGCAAAAGATCACCACTCCCCTGCTACAGCAAATTGAAGACTTCAGTAAATGGCTTTCATTCGTGATACTGGGAATTACCGCTGCTTTTTTCGCTTTTGGATATTTCTTCAGGGATTATACTATTTCTGAATTATTCCTTGCATCAATAGGCCTGGTGGTAGCGGCAATTCCGGAGGGATTACCGGCCATTATGACAATAACGCTGGCTATTGGAGTACAGCAAATGGCTAAAAGAAAGGCGATCATTAGGAAATTACCTTCCGTAGAAACCCTGGGAGCTGTTAATGTGATCTGTTCAGATAAGACAGGCACGCTTACCAGGAACGAGATGACTGCCAAAACTGTGGTCACACAAGAGAAAGTCTATAATATTGAAGGCACAGGTTATGAGCCGCGGGGAGAAATAAAAATTGAGGGAAAAGAAATCAATATCAAGGAGGACAAGGTCTTTACAAGGTTTATGCAATGTCTTCGCGCTTCCAATAATTCTGAGATCTCGAAAAATGACGAGGGCAACTGGGAAGCTACCGGTGCCCCCACAGAGGCTGCCTTGTTAAGCTTATCTTTCAAGGCCGGTTTTGAGGAATTCACCCCCGAGCGCCTCGATACAATCCCTTTTGAGTCTTCTTATAAGTTCATGGCGACCCTTAATAAACTGGACGACCAAAAATTCATTTTCATGACCGGCGCGCCGGAACAGGTGATGAAAAAATGTTCCCATAATCTCACCGCTGATGGTAATAAAGAAATAGACCGCAAGCAATGGGAGGAGAAAATGGATGAGATCGCCTCAAGGGGGCAACGCATCCTGGGTGCTGCTTTTCGTCCTGCAGAAGAGCAGCTGAATGAAATAAACCTCCCGCTGGAGGAGAATGATTTTATATTCCTGGGAGTAATTGGGATAATTGACCCACCCAGGGAAGAGGTTGCTAAAGCCATTGAGGAATGTAAGACGGCAGGGGTCAAAGTGAAAATGATCACCGGGGACCATGCACTCACTGCTACTGCCATAGGAAGGGAAATAGGTATTGAGGAAAGCGAGAATGCCATCACCGGCCAGGAAATTGAGGAAATGAGCGATGAGAAACTAAAAGAGATCGTTCGCAGTCACGGCATCTACGCCCGTACCACCCCCGAACACAAACTGAGACTGGTCAAGGCACTACAGGCCAACGGACTTCTTTGCGCGATGACAGGGGATGGTGTGAATGATGCCCCGGCACTTAAAAAAGCAAATATTGGCATCGCCATGGGGATCAAGGGGACAGAGGTTTCCAAAGATGCATCTGAAATGGTGCTGGCCGATGATAATTTTGCCACCATTGTAAATGCCATCAAGGAAGGAAGGACAGTCTATGACAATATTAAAAAGGCACTATTCTTCATTTTACCCACCAATGGTGCCGAATCCCTGGTGCTTATGGCGGCAGTGTTCCTGGGCATCGTGATGCCCATCACCCCTGCCCAGATCCTGTGGGTAAATATGGTAACTGCCGTCACTTTGGCTCTTGCCATTTCCTTTGAACCCATGGAGAAAAATGTCATGAAAAGGCCACCCCGCCCCAATGACCAGCCCATCCTGGGCAAACATTTTGTATGGAGGATCATATTGGTTTCCCTGCTCATTGGAGCCCTTACGCTTGGTGTTTTCTATTATATGCAGGAAACGGGGCTCGACCTGGTGGGCTCCAGGACTGTAGCGGTAAATACCCTGGTGTGCTGCCAGCTGTTCTACCTCTTCAACTGCCGAAGGATGAAAGGCCCCGCGATAAGTAAGGATTTTTTCAGGAATAAATATGTGTTCTATGCCGTGGGGGTCCTCACGCTGCTTCAGATATTCTTTGTTTACACTCCCTTTATGAACAACTTCTTCGACACCCGGCAGCTTCCGCTTATCTACTGGCTCTACCCCGGACTTGCCGGTTTGCTGGTTTTCATCATCATTGAAGCAGAAAAGTTCCTTACGAGGAAGTGGTGGAAGTGA
- a CDS encoding phosphatase PAP2 family protein encodes MRKNKRKYWLIYWIFIFLNLITFSTTAQTVKDTTIAKPFGGKRVLQKMIVPATLILGGSILSGKDFEKEFQTDVRGAVGENYEFKFGDYARYVPIVQMYTADALGVKSKNHWFDQTKNLALAIVVTDFITFRLKNWIPKKRPGQVTESFPSAHTSFAFANAGVLYQEFKDTSPFLAYSGFGIAAATGAFRVINNTHWISDVIVGAGIGILVTNLIYLFDPIIKWNPFLKKKNSFVFIPRFDQDQYGLYLTMKY; translated from the coding sequence ATGAGGAAAAACAAAAGGAAGTACTGGCTTATTTATTGGATTTTTATATTTCTGAATTTAATTACTTTCAGTACTACTGCCCAAACTGTAAAGGATACAACAATTGCTAAACCTTTCGGTGGGAAAAGAGTGCTGCAAAAAATGATAGTTCCGGCAACCCTTATTTTGGGAGGCAGCATTTTAAGCGGAAAGGATTTTGAAAAAGAATTCCAGACAGATGTAAGGGGAGCTGTAGGAGAAAATTATGAGTTCAAATTTGGTGACTACGCAAGGTATGTTCCTATCGTACAAATGTACACAGCAGATGCCCTGGGGGTGAAATCCAAAAACCACTGGTTTGATCAAACAAAAAACCTGGCTCTGGCTATTGTAGTAACAGATTTTATAACCTTTCGGTTAAAAAACTGGATTCCTAAAAAACGTCCCGGGCAGGTGACAGAGTCTTTTCCCTCTGCCCATACTTCCTTTGCTTTCGCCAATGCCGGTGTTCTATATCAGGAATTCAAAGATACCAGCCCTTTCCTTGCATATAGCGGTTTTGGGATTGCTGCCGCGACGGGAGCATTTCGCGTTATCAATAATACCCATTGGATCTCAGATGTGATTGTAGGTGCAGGCATAGGTATTTTAGTTACAAATTTGATCTATCTATTTGATCCCATAATTAAATGGAACCCTTTTCTCAAAAAGAAAAATAGTTTTGTCTTCATCCCAAGATTTGACCAGGACCAATATGGACTTTATCTTACTATGAAATATTAA
- a CDS encoding helix-turn-helix transcriptional regulator yields MKNKLKILRAERNYTQEDLAEIIGVSRQAINAIEKEKFDPSLPTAFRLSKLFQLPIEEIFYFDKN; encoded by the coding sequence ATGAAGAATAAATTGAAAATATTACGTGCAGAAAGAAACTATACACAGGAAGACCTGGCAGAAATAATAGGGGTTTCCAGGCAGGCGATAAATGCCATTGAAAAAGAAAAATTTGATCCCAGCTTACCTACAGCTTTTAGGTTGTCCAAACTTTTTCAACTGCCCATAGAAGAGATCTTTTATTTTGATAAAAATTGA
- a CDS encoding sigma-70 family RNA polymerase sigma factor, whose product MEETQKIWDTYKDELYFFILKRVKEPGDAGDIFQNTFLKIHRNLERLKDHSKIRAWAYSIARNEIANFFDKESLYVEKTGIKHPGETEIYEEVCCFDRFINELPGIYKEAIELVYICGKKQQEAADTLEISLANLKARVRRAKELLKQKFNECCKYEIDEHGDLVGESNCAKCE is encoded by the coding sequence ATGGAGGAAACTCAAAAAATATGGGATACCTATAAGGACGAGCTCTATTTCTTTATTCTGAAAAGAGTGAAGGAACCCGGAGATGCCGGTGATATCTTTCAGAACACTTTCCTGAAGATCCACAGGAACCTTGAACGGCTTAAGGATCATTCTAAAATCAGGGCATGGGCTTACAGTATTGCACGTAATGAGATCGCGAATTTCTTTGATAAGGAATCGTTGTATGTAGAAAAGACAGGTATAAAACATCCCGGCGAAACTGAAATTTATGAGGAAGTATGTTGTTTTGACCGGTTCATAAATGAGTTGCCCGGCATTTACAAGGAGGCCATAGAATTGGTATACATCTGCGGAAAAAAACAACAGGAAGCGGCAGATACCCTGGAAATAAGCCTGGCAAATCTCAAGGCCAGGGTGAGGCGGGCAAAGGAGTTGTTAAAGCAAAAATTCAATGAATGCTGCAAATATGAAATTGATGAGCATGGAGATCTTGTTGGCGAATCAAATTGTGCAAAATGTGAATAG
- a CDS encoding vanadium-dependent haloperoxidase, with the protein MKNLHKFSLCFVFMGLLAISCSEEDKTHVSNEKATISFGAVLNDLLANRAANKQEIMDLPACTNDEPSYVQVILLQGENEIVGAAGNPFRIDLVTGQIFTEEVPELELEPRTYTLDHFAVYNAAGGLIWLAPRGGALAAFVENPLPLTIEPSAGVKKYVDVPVICYDDRDVNEYGYLFFELNPTEAYEFCFFANYCNDTGRHFPGYYSVDIWLGSDDSGTLLYSGLENSVSTQGEDPAAQPLCIALPNIASYAGNEDYIYYEITLLDWPGVYGDVDNTVITGTLSRDDIEANFDGENAVEYEHIRFGCDMENTAQFDSGFVTTWMDLVVEMHRTTYFNPQSAKHFAYSGLALYEAVVPGMSSYQSVFPQLSGENIEFEGNRDDLYWPASANAALAQLARNILQDFPQPSNLAAIDEMEASFNEDFMAMVSEEKLQRSIAFGQQVANQVHNWSTTDNLFAVCDPYVPAEAPGTWVPTLPAQPAGACLGGARSFITNIAASVLPGPPPAYSEDPESQFYQMNELIYEISQNLTDEDQRIIAAWRDTPGTKLNGPTHVTKLTADLIESENLNLAEASVLLAKQGIAIFDAIIATMNAKYEYTLLWPNTYIQEVLGHATWNSIYPTPPHPSYPAIATSVAAATIEVLEDFFGEDYALEDTTQEDLFGIFYYDSLDALIDDVKLSRTHSGLNYEISVDVGEEVGRAVGEAVNSLNFKN; encoded by the coding sequence ATGAAAAATTTACATAAGTTTTCATTGTGTTTTGTATTCATGGGTTTATTGGCTATCTCCTGTAGTGAAGAGGACAAAACTCACGTGAGTAATGAGAAAGCTACCATTTCCTTTGGTGCGGTATTGAACGATTTGTTGGCCAACAGGGCAGCAAATAAACAGGAGATAATGGATTTGCCTGCCTGTACCAATGATGAGCCTTCCTATGTTCAGGTCATCCTTTTACAGGGTGAAAATGAGATTGTTGGAGCTGCCGGTAACCCGTTCCGAATAGACCTGGTAACAGGGCAGATCTTTACTGAAGAGGTTCCGGAACTTGAACTGGAACCGAGAACATATACTCTGGACCATTTTGCAGTTTATAATGCCGCCGGCGGTCTTATCTGGCTGGCACCGAGGGGTGGGGCCCTGGCCGCCTTCGTCGAAAATCCCTTACCTCTTACAATTGAACCAAGCGCAGGGGTTAAGAAATATGTAGATGTGCCTGTAATTTGTTACGATGACCGGGATGTAAATGAATATGGTTATTTATTCTTTGAACTTAATCCAACCGAAGCCTATGAATTTTGTTTTTTTGCAAATTATTGTAATGATACCGGCAGGCATTTCCCCGGTTATTATTCAGTAGATATCTGGCTTGGAAGTGATGACAGCGGTACACTTTTATATTCAGGCCTGGAAAACAGCGTCTCCACCCAGGGTGAAGATCCTGCAGCCCAGCCCTTATGTATTGCCTTGCCAAACATAGCTTCCTATGCCGGCAATGAAGACTATATCTATTATGAGATCACTTTGCTCGACTGGCCAGGCGTCTACGGCGATGTTGATAATACCGTTATAACAGGAACCCTGAGCCGGGATGATATTGAGGCTAATTTTGATGGTGAGAATGCTGTTGAATACGAGCATATTAGGTTTGGATGCGATATGGAGAATACCGCGCAGTTTGATTCCGGGTTTGTCACTACCTGGATGGACCTGGTCGTTGAGATGCACAGGACTACCTATTTCAATCCTCAAAGTGCCAAGCACTTTGCCTATTCCGGACTCGCCCTTTATGAAGCAGTGGTTCCCGGAATGTCGTCTTACCAGTCTGTGTTTCCTCAGTTAAGTGGAGAAAACATTGAGTTCGAAGGTAACAGGGACGACCTTTACTGGCCGGCCAGTGCAAATGCGGCTCTTGCGCAATTGGCAAGAAACATACTACAGGATTTTCCTCAGCCTTCCAATCTCGCGGCTATAGATGAAATGGAAGCTTCTTTTAATGAGGATTTTATGGCAATGGTTTCTGAGGAAAAATTACAACGGTCTATTGCTTTTGGACAGCAGGTAGCAAACCAGGTTCACAACTGGAGCACCACAGATAATCTTTTCGCAGTCTGCGACCCTTATGTTCCAGCCGAAGCTCCCGGTACGTGGGTGCCCACCCTACCTGCACAACCGGCAGGCGCCTGCCTGGGAGGTGCAAGATCCTTTATAACAAATATTGCAGCAAGCGTTTTGCCCGGCCCACCACCTGCTTATTCTGAAGATCCCGAATCTCAATTCTATCAAATGAATGAATTGATCTATGAAATAAGCCAGAATTTAACTGATGAGGATCAACGAATTATTGCAGCATGGAGGGATACCCCAGGGACAAAGCTTAACGGCCCTACCCATGTTACTAAACTGACTGCAGATCTTATTGAAAGTGAAAACCTGAATCTTGCAGAGGCTTCTGTACTTTTAGCAAAACAGGGAATTGCAATTTTTGATGCTATTATAGCTACTATGAATGCTAAATATGAATATACCCTGTTATGGCCCAATACCTACATTCAGGAGGTTTTAGGTCATGCTACCTGGAATAGTATTTACCCTACACCACCACATCCTTCCTATCCTGCAATAGCCACTAGTGTGGCGGCTGCAACAATTGAAGTTCTTGAGGATTTCTTTGGGGAGGATTATGCTCTTGAAGATACCACCCAGGAAGATTTATTTGGAATCTTCTATTATGACTCATTGGATGCTTTAATAGATGACGTAAAACTAAGTCGAACCCATAGCGGATTAAATTATGAAATCTCGGTAGATGTTGGGGAAGAGGTTGGAAGAGCAGTAGGGGAGGCAGTGAATTCCCTTAATTTCAAAAATTAA
- a CDS encoding HAD family hydrolase, whose amino-acid sequence MKEFENKKVILWDFDGVILDSMQVREKGFREVLANYPQEQVEKLLEYHNQNGGLSRYVKFRYFLEEILQEETNDEKVAGMAGEFSEIMRKELTTKDNLIAEVLDFIEAQHTRFEMHIVSGSDGDELRYLTSQLGISGYFNSIEGSPTPKISLVRDILQKHKYNRDEVCLIGDSINDYDAAHENRIDFFGYNNPHLKAKGLAYIEAFS is encoded by the coding sequence ATGAAAGAATTTGAAAATAAAAAAGTGATCCTATGGGATTTCGACGGGGTGATCCTGGATTCTATGCAAGTGAGGGAAAAGGGCTTCAGGGAGGTATTGGCAAATTATCCACAGGAACAGGTGGAAAAGCTGCTGGAGTATCATAACCAAAACGGCGGACTTTCCCGCTATGTGAAATTCAGGTATTTTTTGGAGGAGATCCTTCAGGAGGAGACCAATGATGAAAAAGTTGCCGGGATGGCCGGGGAATTTTCAGAAATCATGAGAAAGGAACTTACAACCAAAGATAATCTTATCGCTGAGGTGCTGGATTTTATAGAAGCTCAACATACCCGTTTTGAGATGCACATCGTATCGGGGTCAGATGGGGATGAACTTCGATACCTGACTTCACAACTGGGAATTTCCGGGTACTTTAATAGCATAGAAGGCTCTCCCACGCCAAAGATCTCGCTGGTAAGGGATATCCTGCAAAAGCATAAGTATAATCGGGATGAGGTTTGCCTTATAGGAGACAGTATCAATGATTACGACGCAGCGCATGAAAACCGCATAGATTTCTTCGGATATAATAACCCACACCTGAAAGCAAAAGGCCTGGCTTATATCGAGGCTTTTAGCTGA
- a CDS encoding tetratricopeptide repeat protein, producing the protein MKNVSLILMMLPFLFFSCKNNQPAEEDVVNQAKVSSKYSCAPPTVDIEWYRKDNIAPLLDGLDVLNYPITTGNSKAQEYFNQGLVLSYGFNHAEAARSFYYATKLDPECAMCHWGFAYVLGPNYNAGMEPDNYERAYEAIQTAIKVSDNATNKDRDLINALAQRYVAEPVEDLRQLDVVYSQAMEDLYKKYNNDPEIAALYAESVMNLYPWNLYDNEGNPKEWTPKVITLLENVMKEYPDHPGAHHFYIHATEASKTPERGLLSARKFDEGLVPGAGHLIHMPSHTYIQTGDYHKGSLANLRAVEVDSAYITACHAQGAYPLVYYPHNYHFLAATATLEGNSDWALMGANKLAERIHPDIMKEPGWSTLQHYYMIPYFVEVKFGEWDKILARSLEDSLLYPMAISHYARGMAYLGKKDTQKAKTELNTLQILAADERLKDMTIWEINSMQTIVDIASNILKAEILASEGNYEESIDLLNETVALEDGLNFQEPPDWFFSVRHNLGAVQIEAGHFADAIKTFEDDLKVLPRNGWAQHGMKLAYQKMDNPDKVRQLESQLKESWATADVAIESSRIK; encoded by the coding sequence ATGAAAAATGTAAGTTTGATTTTGATGATGTTGCCGTTTTTATTTTTCTCTTGTAAAAATAACCAACCGGCGGAAGAAGATGTTGTGAACCAGGCAAAAGTAAGTTCCAAATACTCCTGTGCACCACCTACTGTAGATATTGAATGGTATCGAAAAGACAATATTGCACCTTTGCTTGACGGCCTTGATGTCCTTAATTATCCAATTACCACCGGCAATTCCAAAGCTCAGGAATATTTCAATCAGGGCCTGGTGCTGTCCTATGGTTTTAATCATGCCGAGGCAGCGAGATCGTTCTATTATGCAACAAAACTGGACCCCGAATGTGCTATGTGCCATTGGGGTTTTGCCTATGTGCTGGGGCCAAATTATAACGCCGGGATGGAACCAGATAATTATGAAAGAGCATATGAAGCCATACAGACTGCTATCAAAGTTTCAGATAATGCGACAAATAAGGATAGGGATTTGATAAATGCCCTGGCGCAACGGTACGTGGCAGAACCTGTTGAAGATCTCCGGCAACTTGACGTTGTGTATTCCCAGGCTATGGAAGACCTTTATAAGAAATATAATAATGATCCGGAAATAGCAGCACTGTATGCAGAATCTGTAATGAACCTTTATCCCTGGAACCTTTATGATAACGAGGGCAACCCGAAAGAATGGACCCCCAAGGTGATCACCTTGCTGGAAAATGTGATGAAAGAGTATCCCGACCATCCGGGTGCCCATCATTTTTATATTCATGCTACTGAAGCTTCAAAGACACCGGAGCGGGGCCTTTTAAGTGCCAGGAAATTTGACGAGGGCCTGGTTCCCGGTGCCGGGCATCTCATACATATGCCGTCCCATACCTATATACAAACCGGAGATTATCACAAAGGAAGCCTGGCCAATCTAAGGGCTGTTGAAGTAGACAGTGCCTATATCACCGCCTGCCATGCCCAGGGGGCATATCCCCTGGTTTATTATCCGCATAATTATCATTTTCTCGCAGCTACCGCAACCCTGGAAGGTAACAGCGACTGGGCCTTAATGGGGGCCAATAAGCTTGCAGAGCGTATTCATCCCGATATTATGAAGGAACCGGGGTGGTCAACCCTGCAGCACTATTACATGATTCCATATTTTGTAGAGGTAAAGTTTGGTGAGTGGGATAAGATCCTTGCCAGAAGTTTGGAGGATTCCCTTTTGTACCCAATGGCAATTTCCCATTACGCACGTGGTATGGCTTACCTGGGGAAAAAAGATACGCAGAAGGCAAAAACTGAGTTAAACACCCTGCAGATCCTTGCAGCGGATGAACGCCTGAAAGATATGACGATCTGGGAAATTAATTCTATGCAAACAATTGTGGATATTGCCAGTAATATTTTAAAAGCCGAGATCCTTGCTTCTGAAGGAAATTATGAGGAGAGTATAGATCTTCTTAATGAAACTGTGGCACTGGAAGACGGACTTAACTTTCAGGAACCACCAGACTGGTTTTTCTCTGTACGCCATAATTTAGGAGCAGTACAAATAGAAGCCGGGCATTTTGCCGATGCCATTAAAACCTTCGAGGATGATTTAAAGGTTTTGCCAAGAAATGGCTGGGCGCAGCACGGGATGAAACTGGCTTACCAAAAGATGGACAACCCCGACAAAGTGAGGCAATTGGAATCCCAGTTGAAAGAATCCTGGGCCACTGCAGATGTTGCTATAGAATCCTCACGTATAAAATAG
- a CDS encoding FKBP-type peptidyl-prolyl cis-trans isomerase translates to MKTNFFAFIFLLFISCGNDDQPVDYVSLNDQQIQEYLAANDLEAERSSTGLYYIIEEEGAGVQPTSNDRVRVAYKGYFLNGDVFDQSSSEGVSFNLQQVISGWTEGITYFKEGGKGMLLIPSHLAYGPQNYRGIPGGSVLIFEIELLEVVSM, encoded by the coding sequence ATGAAGACCAACTTTTTTGCTTTTATTTTTCTTCTATTCATCTCCTGCGGCAATGACGACCAGCCGGTGGATTATGTTAGTTTGAACGATCAACAAATACAGGAATATCTTGCAGCCAATGACCTTGAGGCAGAGAGAAGTTCTACAGGACTTTATTATATCATTGAGGAGGAAGGTGCAGGGGTACAGCCCACTTCAAATGACCGTGTTCGTGTTGCTTATAAAGGTTATTTCTTGAATGGAGATGTGTTTGACCAAAGTTCTTCTGAAGGTGTTTCCTTTAATCTACAGCAGGTTATTAGCGGCTGGACAGAGGGTATCACCTATTTTAAAGAGGGCGGTAAAGGAATGCTTCTCATTCCATCACACCTGGCTTACGGCCCGCAGAACTACAGGGGTATCCCCGGAGGTTCTGTTTTGATCTTTGAGATCGAGCTACTCGAAGTCGTAAGCATGTAA
- a CDS encoding S41 family peptidase, with translation MKKLPLLLLFLFPVLLSCETSVAQAPPSENEKLVATAKIWGFLKYYHPHVAKGKFDWEEQLFIVMEKVEKTKSDEELSAVFSNWIDSLGEVEKCLSCLEVTTAEGFDKNFDLTWIDSSSFSNELSSKLRHIEKNRVQDGQHYVKIVEGVGNIQVQNEKDYPNFDWTNRDLRLLALFRYWNLVEYFFPYKYQTDMDWDKALEQMLPKFLSPGSERDYHMAMLELATRTNDSHAWFITQETNQYYGYYWAPVVIKMIEGQTVVSSFFDDSLAAKDDWQKGDILVAVNGVPVEDLIAKNEKYMTGSNQPAKYRDLHISLLNGSSPAVEIEILRDGNTIKKEVARYYRRDFKMEAPPTKKWEILEKNIGYVNMGLLEPGDVKRMMKDLRDTRAIIFDIRNYPKGTLYALSNELNDGSHPFVKFTAPDLDYPGKFTWTKPLTAGGRNKNPYTGKIILLVNETTQSHAEFTAMALQTAPNVTTIGSQTAGADGNISDISFLGGFTTYISGIGVFYPDGRETQRIGIVPDIEIKPGIRGINDGRDEVLEKAIEVIDQATAGQ, from the coding sequence ATGAAGAAACTCCCCCTTCTCCTTCTGTTCTTATTTCCCGTACTGCTTTCATGCGAAACCTCTGTGGCCCAGGCACCACCTTCAGAAAATGAAAAACTAGTGGCAACCGCAAAGATCTGGGGTTTTCTAAAATATTACCATCCACACGTCGCAAAGGGAAAATTTGACTGGGAGGAGCAGCTTTTTATTGTCATGGAAAAAGTGGAAAAAACAAAGAGTGACGAGGAACTTTCAGCAGTTTTCAGTAACTGGATTGACAGCCTTGGAGAGGTGGAAAAATGCCTGAGTTGTCTCGAAGTCACAACTGCAGAAGGTTTCGATAAGAATTTTGATCTCACCTGGATAGATTCCAGTTCCTTCAGCAATGAGCTCAGTTCAAAGTTAAGGCACATCGAAAAGAACCGGGTGCAGGACGGGCAGCATTATGTCAAAATCGTTGAAGGTGTAGGTAATATTCAGGTACAAAATGAAAAGGATTATCCCAATTTTGACTGGACGAATAGAGACCTAAGGCTGTTGGCACTATTTAGGTACTGGAACCTGGTGGAATATTTTTTCCCATATAAATATCAAACAGACATGGACTGGGACAAGGCGCTGGAACAAATGCTGCCTAAATTTTTATCCCCGGGATCAGAGCGGGATTACCATATGGCCATGCTGGAGCTGGCAACAAGGACCAATGATTCCCACGCCTGGTTCATTACACAGGAAACCAACCAGTACTATGGCTATTACTGGGCCCCGGTGGTGATCAAAATGATAGAGGGACAAACGGTGGTATCCAGTTTTTTCGATGATTCCCTTGCAGCAAAAGATGACTGGCAAAAGGGCGATATTTTGGTCGCAGTAAATGGGGTCCCGGTAGAAGACCTTATAGCAAAAAATGAAAAATACATGACCGGCTCCAATCAGCCGGCAAAATACAGGGATTTACATATTTCCCTTTTAAATGGGAGCTCCCCTGCCGTAGAGATCGAAATACTACGGGATGGGAATACCATTAAAAAAGAAGTCGCACGTTATTACAGAAGGGACTTTAAAATGGAGGCACCTCCAACAAAAAAATGGGAAATTCTAGAAAAAAATATTGGCTATGTGAATATGGGGCTGCTGGAACCGGGTGATGTAAAACGAATGATGAAGGATTTAAGAGATACCCGTGCCATAATTTTTGATATTAGAAATTATCCCAAAGGAACCCTGTATGCTCTTAGCAATGAACTCAACGACGGCAGTCATCCCTTTGTGAAATTCACAGCCCCAGATCTTGATTATCCAGGGAAATTTACCTGGACAAAACCTTTGACAGCCGGCGGGAGGAACAAAAATCCATACACAGGAAAAATAATTCTATTGGTGAATGAAACCACTCAAAGCCATGCCGAGTTTACCGCCATGGCCTTACAAACTGCACCAAACGTAACCACCATAGGCAGCCAAACAGCGGGAGCCGATGGAAACATTAGCGACATCTCGTTTTTAGGAGGGTTCACAACCTATATTTCGGGTATTGGAGTCTTCTACCCAGATGGCCGCGAAACCCAGCGTATTGGGATAGTTCCCGATATTGAAATTAAACCAGGTATACGGGGAATTAATGACGGTAGAGACGAAGTACTGGAAAAGGCTATTGAGGTAATTGACCAGGCTACGGCCGGGCAATAA